The genomic segment GTTAAAAGCGGGTTTAATACTGACTTTGTGTTTATTTCATACTGACTTGTTTTCTGCCATCTCCAAAGAAAACTAATAAATATCAAGAGAAGTTTGTGAAGTTTCGTGTGATGGTTTTTATTTTTAGCATACTTTTCTCCTCACACCAaccatataaataaaaacacccTTGTATGAAAACGAAAAGTGATGCATGTATTTGATTTATTGACAAATTACTTTGTATATGCAAcacgcagacagagaaacagaattaCATATAAATAAGAGTACTGCCTACTTCCTCAGGACTCGCACCCTAAGTTAAGACCCTTTGGTCCAACGTGAACTGACTTCGCCTATTCATTTACGTCCAAAATTAGTCTCTACTTACTGTATGAATAGCCATTCTCCATAGTTCTCGCGGCTTCTTTGGGCATAAGGTAAGGGTATGGTAATCAATGtataataatttgataaatgCAGGAGAGTTAGCGTGCAGTCAACTTTCTCCATGCATATGATTCGAATAGAGTTCCCTGTCTCGCAGATGATATTTACTTTACTAGGAAATCAAAATCAGAGGTCCAGCATTtctaatgattttcttttctttcttatttccttagtAGACTTACAAGAGAGAATCGTCAGCGGAGGTAGACATGTGTCCAGTTATGATCAGGATTTTTTAATGAGAACACGTGCATGGATGGTTTTACAGACACATTAAGAAAGAATTGATAATATTAACCAGTTTTAGATACAGCATTGATTTCATATATCATGAATTTAGAACAAAAATGTACCATTTCTTCATTAAACGCCTAGATTGTGAACAAATTTAAGAAAGAGTATCATCAGAATCGGTATTACATTCTGTCGATCTCTTCATAGGAAGGGAATTCCACCACATCCACATCGTCAATTGTTTTATACACTGGGAAGAAGCCTCTTCTTGAAGTACGTAAATTAGTGCCATACAAGAAGCCATTTTCAACAAGGAGTCTTTTATAATAGTGTTTGAAACTAATAGACACCTTATCTCCAACTTGTAGGTCCATTTCATCACTCCtgtaaggaaaaagagaaaagaaaaacatttgtgAACGGATAAACACTTCCATACTACCGTGCTGATACTAAGGTAGAGAAACCCACAATCCACAAACTAGATCCACTAATATAAATGAGACCACACTTTCGGAATCCTCCGGGAAACCATCTTCAGGTCTCAAggtgaaggggagatgagggagtgtaagagagagaaaggagaggcaaaggcAACTCAGTGAACGCGGGGCAGGTTAGAGGATACGAGAACGAAAGCGAATGGAGGTCAGGTCAGATCGAAGGGTCAAGGTCTATGCGAAGGGTGGCCAGTGtaagagagaaggcggaggatgtggtAAGCAAGGAGACTGTCGTACGTTTGCATCTGTACGGTGGTGAATATTGCCGTTtggagttttatttttctttgcacCATTTTTGTATTCGGTGATGCGGCAtgcccaaaaaaaaaatctattatctattactatctatctatctattcactaatATTTACCTTCATCGTTAGGATATGTTATGGGAGTACAAGCGAAATGGTGGAATCAGTGAAAAATATTACAGTACATGAATTTGGAAATATCACCCCacaccaataatattaatgataataataataaaaataataataataataataataataaaataaataaataaataacaaacctccgagggaagtgagggaagcgtGCCCTGACCACGTGCCCTCCTTGCCCATGCATGAGGTGGAAGGGCAATTCCAACCCTCTGGTCAGCAAGGAGGCATCGGGGTACACGGTCTGCATGACCTCGTAGGCGAACCGACACATCTGCAGAGAGCGGGGTTGGGCACTTTGGAATGAGGGCTTGGGGCATGGCTCGAAGGATCTTTTAATTGATCAGCGAGCAACGTCAAGTGTAAAAATTATCAATGCAGACTatcttctttacacacacacacacacacagacatacgtttatatatgtgtgtatgtgtacgtactcatatatatatatatatatatatatatatatatatatatatatatatatatatatatatatatatatatatatattatatatatatatatttatatatatatatatatatatatatatatatatatatatatatgtatgtatgtatgtatgtatgtgcgtatgtatacatatatatatagatgttttttattaatatatataaatatataagtattgaGTTCTATACGCGAATCAAAAGTGCTTACGTTAGAACTCATGGTGCAAACCAGATAGTTCGCtctcgagagaaaataaatgtctGCCAAGTAATAGCGAAGATTCGCCTCGGTGTAGCGGTTGTCCAGGTCAGCTGACACAACGCTCGCCTCGTTGTACACGAACTGGTACTCGGGATATCTGGAAGGAGAGGGGCGTCAAGCTCATTTTCTATTGGTTTCTCcatttcaatctctctcaatgtgtgtgtgcgtgtgcgtgtgtgtgtgtgtgtgtgtgtgtgtgtgtgtgtgtgtgtgtgtgtgtgtgtgtgtgtgtgtgtgtgtgtgtgtgtgtgtgcttatatttgtgtatatatatgtatatataaatatgtatatatatatatatatatatatatatatatatatatatatatatataatgatgcgtgcgtgcgtgtgcgtgcgtgcgtgtgcgtgcgtgcgtgtgtgtgtgtgtgtgtatgttttgtatgtacacacacatatatacatatatatatatatatatatatatatatatatatatatgtatatatatgtatatatgtgtgtgtgtgtgtatacatatgtatatatatgcacacacacacacacacacacacagagatatatatatatatatatatatatatatatatatatatatatatatatatatatatatatatatatatatatatgtgtgtgtgtgtgtgtgtgtgtgtgtgtgtgtgtgtatgtatatatatatatatatatatatatatatatatatatatatattacattcacatacacacatatatatatatatatctatctatctgtctatctatctatctatctatatatatatatatatatatatatatatatatatgtatatgtatatgtatgtatatacatgtatatacatatatatgtatatatacatgtacagacatataaatataaatatatatatatatatatatatatatatatatatatatatatatatgtgtgtgtgtgtgtgtgtgtgtgtgtgtgtgtgtgtgtgtgtgtgtgtgtgtgtaaaatatgcgtgtatgtatatatgtgtatgtgcgtgagtgtatgtatatgatatatacacgcatacatgtgtgtatgcatacatacatgcatatattcatttattatattcattgtaacACCTGATGAAATGGAGATATGTGTAAAGGTATCCTCGCCAATGAAATCTGCTTCAGCCTCTCTATTGCAGCAGTCCACTGAAAAGCGAATGTAGAATAccaaatacatataaatctagtgtgtgtgtgtgtgtgtgtgtgtttgcgcacgtGTGAAGAGATAGGCAGGGGgagatgaatgtgaatatatatatatatatatatatatatatatatatatatatatatatatatatatatatgaacatacggcAGTTAAGAATCATAAATTGAAATAAGACCCTTTTTCCTACGCACTTTTCCTCGGCCTCCTCGATAACTAAAGGATCGTCCGTCGCCACGAAGACCCTCCGAGTCCGGACCTTCTGGCGCAGCTCGAGGTCGTCGTAGAACTCGGCCACGGCGTCCATGAAGTTCTTGAGGGGGATGAAGGTGAGGCCGTTGGTCATCTTGTCCGTTCGTCGTATCTGTATCCTTCAAAGttaatagacaaaaataaaaaaaacacaattcaaTTTCTTTGCTTTGCGGTTCCTGTCGTAAATGATTTGAGACCATGTTGATAGACTAGTATCaaggaatgtatatgtatttacatttcacACACGCGCAGTCTTCATCACAGAAATGGCAAATGGTCATTTTATCCGTTCTTCATCACGACAAACACGGTAAATCGAACTCACCCAACAATAGGACTCTCATATCCGATTTCGTGAGCCAGGTCCCGAATGTAATCCTCAAATTGGGCATTCATCCTCATGGCATACTTGAAGAACTGGCCGACCCACCACGCAAAGGGATCCCCGTGCAGGCGGAAGAGGCGTTCGGAGATGTCCTTGGGGATCGACTTCGGCAGATAGCGTGGCTGGGGGTTCAGGTAATCGCTCTTGGGGATTTCTATGAGGAGGGCGTCGGTgcctggggtgggggaggggagggagagctcagattaacccttaaaaaaaagttttagatcattttctttgttttattaagtGGGTTTTAAGAGTAAAGTGAatgagggaataaaagaaaataataaatattattattacataataatatttattattaataaacacacgcaaaatatatagaaatatgtataatcAAATATTGTGACTGCTTTAATCGTTTGTTACAAAGTATTTATCTTATAGAGAGCAAATTTTCACAATGATtactaatttttatatttttatggaaGGTGGCATTGATCGGTTACTTCATGACAGCATGCATGTCAATACTTTatgactccctcctcctcctcctcctcctcctcctcctcctcctcctcctcctcctcctcctctctctctctctctctctctctctctctctctctctctctctcttcaggtgtgtatatatatatgcatatatgtagagagagagagagagatggatatcaGGGTTATTGCAGGTATAAAGTGATGAaatttaagactttttaagactcATACCATTACTCATTAAGACTCTCTTTTAAGACTTGAAGCCACTCGACGCTGAAAACTTTTCCCATAATGTACAGGTCTGCTTTTCGCGTCAGGGACCAAGAATAAAAATTCACTGCATGATTTCTACACAGCCTCTAGGATAGATTACGctccagaatatatatacatacatattttgcgTCGATCAGCTTTAGTCAATTTTCAGACATTTTAAGACATACGACAATAAACTccgtttttaatgataatgatgtgtgtgtgtgtgtgtgtgtgtgtgtgtgtgtgtgtgtgtgtgtgtgtgtgtgtgtgtgtgcgtgtgtgtgtgtgtgtgtgttacttccatataacctcacaataataatatgtgtgtgtgtgtgtgtgtgtgtgtgtgtgtgtgtgttgtgagagaaagagaaagagagagagaacgatacagAGACAGAATATAAGCGAAACTATGGAAATGATTAGTACCAAATTTCCTAGAACAGAAATGTCCTAACTGTACATCTCTCAAAGTTTTCCCTCTTCTCACGTCTAGTTTCGAATTAACGAGAATCCCTTTTACTCCTATGCTTTTCTTTCTACGATAAAGACacccatatatagatatgattatcataattcgtgttttattacaattgttataatgataatatttattatgctgtGGTTAGCAATATctttagtaattattatcattaatcatgtgagtacatttatgattattatgatcacacCTATTATTTATCACAATTCTTCACGTAATGATGATaccagatataatgataatattaatactaccaATGATacgaatattgataaaaaatgattACTATTAACATGGCGttttctctactcctccttcttcctccctctcactcacccggCCAAGGAGACACCTGAGACAAGTCGGCCTTAGTGCAGTTATTACTCAACGGCAGGAAGAACGTGTCGAGACCCCTTGGAGTTTTAGACCAGCCCTCAGTGTTCAGAATAAGGGTCCTCTGGGTAGCGTAGGCCGTCACGAAGCAGATGGTCAGGTGGTGAAACTGGCTTCCGATGCCGCGATTCTGAAAGGGAGCCGGTGAGAGGGATTCTGATGGAACTGGAGAAGGTGAGTGGGATTCTGAAATGGATCCGGAGGTGAGTGGGATTCTGAAATAGATACTTCTAGATACTTCTCAAATGTTCTCCTAAATACTTATAAGTCCTAGACATTTCCCAAATACCCTTCTACATCTCAAATGTTCTAGACATTAATTGCCCTTCTAAGTACTTATCACGTGTGGTGACTTTTGCTACTATGAGGCTGGAGTCCTCGGCGTTGAACAATCCTGCGGGATGTAGGTTCTTGTAGCAAGGTATTCATACCCCATTTTATTATTGAACATTTCCTTACAAGAAGGTCCATACAGTTAATGTGAAAAGAAATACGTCCTATTGACGCATCATTTCATGATAAAAGAAACCAATCGATTATTTTCAAGCGTTCATACTTAAATGCACGCATAGACCAAAAGACTGACCCCTCCGGTAAAAGCACAGTAAAGTTTCCTGGCGGAGTTGCAGTCCTTAGGGTTCTGGAGGACGCGGAGCCGGTGCTGGACCAGTTCGCTGAGCTCTTCGGCCTCCTTCCATCGCCATTCACTTGCCTCGTCAGCGTCCCGCAGGAGACTCAGGTCATGGCGCAGTACTCTGAAATTATAaacttgaaccgtattcatttagaaaggtgtgaatgagaattgatatcggtttcgaatatatcttcgtcagaaatacagaaatacctgtatttctgacgaagatatattcgaaaccggtcaaatacatctcttgtgaagatattcattctcattcacacctttctacAGTTATAACCTTATCCACTGCATGTACGTTAATCTAGGTATGTATTGTATGTGCATGGTGTACAATAAGTAACGTACTATAAACCTATCAGAGAAGGGGTACTACCAGGAAAATGTCAGAATATATTAGGAAGAGCAAGCAGTAACAGTTGCTTATGATGAAACtcatacattttctctttctcttttaatgacTTGTAAACCTTTGAGTTTGGCCGTTTGGTCCTTTCCAAAGCATGCTGCAAGTACATAATTTTCCTTACTGTGGGATTATACTGATATAACCAAACATGCACCAAGATAAGTCTTAACGAAGGGAAAATCTGATTTGACGTAAAATACAGAAAGCAATATATATTCCAATTTCCTATGCACCAAAATGACATGGATATTTGTGATAGAGCAAAAACtactcgcccctctcccttcgtaatatatttctttaaaataaataaataaaatgcacatGATTACACaatatttcattttaaaaattcaTCCACATTTTgattttacaaaagaaaaatgcTTTCATATCGCATAACTTTAAATGATGCCAGATGTTATAATATCGCAATGAAGTATAATGCTTTTTTCAAGGAAATACGAAATGAATTGATTTTGGAGCAGTGCATACTCTAGGGATGAAACTCCTCGAAAAAATTGTATTAGGAGCTTCATGAACTTCGTGGAGTCCTGTCTAGCCAGGAtgaaactgatttgaatttcaactgccttctccttGGCCAAGcatctattgtcacgtgatgatctattccatatctgattggttctattgggtgtctatgttcacgtcacgctcacgcacgaatctaattggctcatttgattttccGCGCATGCGTCATCAATGGCTGAAACAATCGTAATTATCGTAATGGCATTAACTTaaaaatcaatattaatattaaaaccAATACGAATGTTGAAGATAgttttatgaatatgattatcattattatgaaataaatcaGAAGTAAGATTAATAATCGGAAAAATGAAATatacttttattcttttacatGACTTTTTATGCCGCTACAACACAAAATCCGTAATCCGTAATActgtaaaaagaaatatgtacagTAATCATTATTTACCAAATAAATAAGAGATGGGGTTTGTTGAAAGCTTAtgggataaggatgaagagtgAAACTTCTCAAAAAGGCACACTTTATATCTCATTGAAGTCGAAAATGTAATTCTGGCGCATTTTTGTCTAGATAGCCCCCTTGGAGAAAAACAGTGCTTGTTTAAATCGACTTAGGGATGAACTTATTAATGGGTGGCGGCGAACGAAAGAGACACCAAACAAACTGTTCCTAACCAAGCTCAGTCCCAAGGAGCTAACAAAACACAGATGGCCCTGGTATGAGACACGAGGGTAACTCTTTCCAGAACTAACACCGAATAATTGTTTATAAATATGGCtaatgttcagagagagagatgcgtgttCTGGATATTTACAAACTCACCTGAAGTAGTCATTCATATCTTCAACGATTGTGTTCAAGTGATTAGTGTCGTTCATTTTCAGTAGTTGCAGCTGTCCACTAATGTACTGCTTTGTATAGTGAAGGTCCTTTGCAATTTGCCGAAGtaattgttctttttcctttgatGATTCCAATTctggaaagaaacaaataatgtaGTAAAACAATGTTAATTATAGGCCAGTTTCTACCATTTGTTAGCATTACTTAAGTATCGCATACTACAATAAAGCAGTTatcattttcaaagaaaaaaataataatgactgcaaaagaagaaaagatgagaaaaggtgTGATTCTTTAGCCTTTCGTTTTGGAAGGGTGCGGCTTATATGCCATATGGCAAATCTGTAACACATTACTTATTACTGATACTGAAGGGAAGCAGGTACAAGGGGAAGGGATTGTTTGTTTCGAAGGTGTGTAGATAAGCATACTAAAATTTGCGTGTAGATCAATCTAATATCAAATGGTTTTACTATTAAATTCGCAGACATagataatcatttttttattcaatgaTTACATGAATACATTGCATGAAAAAATTAAAACTATGAATATAAATTAGCTCAAAATCTTGTATGTTCTTTCCACTTGTTAAGGCACCTTAGTTTGCTATGGACGTGTGACATATTCATCTGCAAAATTATGGACCTATGCAATGCATAGATTGCAAACAATTACACATTTTCCTAAGAAAGAGCTACATAACTGATTAGCAATTGTATCAAATATATCCCGTATAAGAATACGGCACTATCCTGTCTTAGGGGAAAGACTTCAATTACTATGACAGGATATTCGTGTTTTCTACTTTACATAACTTTAAACCTTAGAGGCGgtctttatgaaaaaaatatgttcgTTGGCGAAATGCTCTGACGGCGAACTGTAACAGGGTAGACAAAAAGACCCtcggcataataataataataataattataataatagcaataatattaataataataaaacgcttCCAATTGACAAGGTCAATGATACTGAGGGTCAAGGAGTTATGATACCAAATAAGTATCAAATATTTAATTTAAAAGATATTTAGTAGATGTATAAATGTCTAAACTTTCATTTCACTTTgagcacaaataaatatatgactTTAAATGATTTGCCTGTCAAATGATCCCATATTTTCAAACATAAAAAATCATGTCTTTGGTCCACAAATTCTGAAACAACATCGGTCTTTCCGAATTTCCCGAATTAATCGGAAATATGAGACTAGAATCTATACGAATATTTCCCGTGAAAAAATAACAACCAATTATATGGGTAAAAAAAATGCTGACGTatgatcaaacaaacaaacgctatATGTATTGAAATTATTAATGCAATGGAGGTAAATAATTCCATCTTCAGAAATGCAAcggattaaagaaaaagaaagacaaaaagcttACCTGGGCAGTCCGTTTCGGTCGATCTGTCAACTCTCGCATCGTATCTAAAAAGGATATTGTTTTCTTTAAGGGGTGTatgtgatagtgagagagagagagagagagagagagagagagagagagagagagagagagagagagaaagaaagagagagag from the Penaeus vannamei isolate JL-2024 chromosome 1, ASM4276789v1, whole genome shotgun sequence genome contains:
- the LOC113807364 gene encoding alpha-(1,6)-fucosyltransferase, producing MLMFKTPSLLCPLRGLNGLRLSWLSLITCGIVLLLLNSYRIAYDARVDRSTETDCPELESSKEKEQLLRQIAKDLHYTKQYISGQLQLLKMNDTNHLNTIVEDMNDYFRVLRHDLSLLRDADEASEWRWKEAEELSELVQHRLRVLQNPKDCNSARKLYCAFTGGNRGIGSQFHHLTICFVTAYATQRTLILNTEGWSKTPRGLDTFFLPLSNNCTKADLSQVSPWPGTDALLIEIPKSDYLNPQPRYLPKSIPKDISERLFRLHGDPFAWWVGQFFKYAMRMNAQFEDYIRDLAHEIGYESPIVGIQIRRTDKMTNGLTFIPLKNFMDAVAEFYDDLELRQKVRTRRVFVATDDPLVIEEAEEKYPEYQFVYNEASVVSADLDNRYTEANLRYYLADIYFLSRANYLVCTMSSNMCRFAYEVMQTVYPDASLLTRGLELPFHLMHGQGGHVVRARFPHFPRRSDEMDLQVGDKVSISFKHYYKRLLVENGFLYGTNLRTSRRGFFPVYKTIDDVDVVEFPSYEEIDRM